A single region of the Cereibacter sphaeroides 2.4.1 genome encodes:
- a CDS encoding cupredoxin domain-containing protein, with amino-acid sequence MGIVELIQVGQPVNRAAVAEVPMKGAAKKRFDPLLAQVAGQDRGERGPSGEGPRFAPAQNGLSGK; translated from the coding sequence ATGGGGATCGTGGAGCTGATCCAGGTGGGCCAGCCCGTGAACAGGGCGGCCGTGGCCGAGGTGCCGATGAAGGGCGCGGCCAAGAAGCGGTTCGATCCGCTGCTCGCGCAGGTCGCCGGGCAGGATCGAGGAGAGCGCGGCCCCTCGGGGGAGGGGCCGCGCTTCGCCCCGGCTCAGAACGGGCTGTCGGGGAAGTAG
- a CDS encoding H-NS family nucleoid-associated regulatory protein, whose amino-acid sequence MKKTIERLNWDELLDLYGRISKALDACETRQAAAKARSMAAAISKGAGSGTKRVSYFNPANRAVSWNGRGRCPNWFKVAMAQGRTPEELASL is encoded by the coding sequence ATGAAAAAGACTATTGAGCGGTTGAACTGGGACGAACTGCTGGACCTCTATGGACGGATCTCCAAGGCACTCGACGCCTGCGAGACCCGGCAAGCCGCCGCGAAGGCGCGATCCATGGCAGCAGCGATCTCCAAAGGGGCAGGAAGCGGGACGAAGCGCGTGAGCTACTTCAACCCGGCAAATCGCGCCGTGTCGTGGAATGGCCGCGGGCGGTGTCCGAACTGGTTCAAGGTGGCCATGGCTCAGGGGCGCACGCCCGAAGAACTGGCCTCCCTCTGA
- a CDS encoding ABC transporter substrate-binding protein — MKRREFLTTAAVAGVAAGAGAAPALAQEKVGTIGVAIPSATHGFMGGLNFHAQDTIKRLQQVYPQLDFVLATAGNAGKMVNDIEDMVATRNISALVVLPFESEPLTSPVQAVKEAGIWVTVVDRGLSVEGIEDLYVAGDNPGFGRVAGEYFAQHLESGKKIVVLRGIPTTLDNERVEAFTAAIEGSGIEVLDMQHGNWNRDDAFNVMQDFLSKYPQIDAVWAADDDMAIGAMEAIAQAGRTEEMWVMGGAGMKEIIRRIADGDPQLPANVTYPPAQISTAIELTALKLVSSTPVSGRFIIGSQLVTPENAEQFYFPDSPF; from the coding sequence ATGAAACGCAGAGAATTCCTGACCACCGCGGCCGTGGCCGGTGTGGCCGCCGGGGCCGGCGCAGCCCCCGCCCTCGCGCAGGAGAAGGTGGGCACCATCGGGGTGGCGATCCCCTCGGCCACGCACGGCTTCATGGGCGGGCTGAACTTCCACGCGCAGGACACGATCAAGCGCCTGCAGCAGGTCTATCCGCAGCTCGACTTCGTGCTGGCCACCGCCGGAAACGCGGGCAAGATGGTCAACGATATCGAGGACATGGTCGCCACGCGCAACATCAGCGCCCTCGTCGTCCTGCCGTTCGAGAGCGAGCCGCTCACCTCGCCCGTGCAGGCGGTCAAGGAAGCCGGCATCTGGGTGACGGTCGTGGACCGCGGCCTCTCCGTCGAGGGGATCGAGGACCTCTATGTGGCGGGCGACAACCCGGGCTTCGGCCGCGTGGCGGGGGAGTATTTCGCCCAGCATCTCGAGTCCGGCAAGAAGATCGTCGTCCTTCGCGGCATTCCCACGACGCTCGACAACGAGCGGGTCGAGGCCTTCACCGCGGCCATCGAAGGCTCGGGCATCGAAGTGCTCGACATGCAGCACGGCAACTGGAACCGGGACGACGCCTTCAACGTGATGCAGGACTTCCTGTCGAAATATCCCCAGATCGACGCGGTCTGGGCCGCCGACGACGACATGGCCATCGGCGCGATGGAGGCCATCGCACAGGCCGGCCGCACCGAAGAGATGTGGGTGATGGGCGGCGCGGGCATGAAAGAGATCATCCGGCGCATCGCCGACGGCGATCCGCAGCTTCCGGCGAACGTGACCTATCCGCCGGCGCAGATCTCCACCGCCATCGAGCTCACGGCGCTGAAGCTCGTGTCCTCGACCCCGGTCTCGGGGCGTTTCATCATCGGCTCGCAGCTCGTCACGCCCGAGAATGCCGAGCAGTTCTACTTCCCCGACAGCCCGTTCTGA
- a CDS encoding ABC transporter permease has translation MSAVTAPRPRFHLHVLGPLLALFVLIALGAWLNPNFLSYGNVTNVLARSAFIGIIAVGMTFVITSGGIDLSVGSMAAFIAGLMILSMNALLPHMGEGVSVILVGVLVAAGAGLLAGWLNGFLIAKVGIEPFIVTLGTMGIYRSLVTWLADGGTLSLDFGLRGLYRPVYYGGILGVAWPIIVFAIVAILGEIVMRQTAFGRHVAAIGANEQVARYSAVKVPRVRIATYALLGLLVGLATIMYVPRLGSASGSTGVLWELEAIAAVIIGGTVLKGGYGRVWGTVVGVLILSLIDNILNLASIVSPYLNGTIQGVIVILAVVLQREKKAADAR, from the coding sequence ATGAGTGCCGTCACCGCCCCCCGTCCCCGCTTCCATCTGCATGTGCTGGGGCCGCTGCTCGCGCTCTTCGTGCTGATCGCGCTCGGCGCCTGGCTGAACCCGAACTTCCTCAGCTACGGCAACGTGACGAACGTGCTGGCGCGCTCGGCCTTCATCGGCATCATCGCCGTGGGCATGACCTTCGTCATCACCTCGGGCGGCATCGACCTCTCGGTGGGATCGATGGCGGCCTTCATCGCGGGGCTGATGATCCTGTCGATGAACGCGCTTCTGCCCCACATGGGCGAAGGGGTCTCGGTCATCCTCGTGGGGGTGCTGGTCGCCGCGGGCGCGGGCCTGCTTGCCGGCTGGCTCAACGGCTTTCTCATCGCCAAGGTGGGGATCGAGCCCTTTATCGTGACGCTCGGCACCATGGGCATCTACCGCTCGCTGGTCACCTGGCTGGCCGACGGCGGCACGCTCTCGCTCGATTTCGGCCTCCGCGGCCTCTACCGGCCGGTCTACTACGGCGGGATCCTGGGCGTCGCCTGGCCGATCATCGTCTTTGCGATCGTGGCCATTCTGGGCGAGATCGTGATGCGCCAGACCGCCTTCGGCCGCCATGTCGCGGCCATCGGCGCGAACGAACAGGTGGCGCGCTACTCGGCCGTCAAGGTGCCGCGCGTGCGGATCGCGACCTATGCGCTTCTGGGGCTGCTCGTGGGCCTCGCCACGATCATGTATGTGCCGCGGCTGGGCTCGGCCTCGGGCTCGACCGGCGTCCTGTGGGAGCTCGAGGCCATCGCCGCCGTCATCATCGGCGGCACGGTGCTCAAGGGCGGTTACGGCCGCGTCTGGGGAACGGTGGTGGGCGTCCTGATCCTCAGCCTGATCGACAATATCCTGAACCTCGCCTCGATCGTCAGCCCCTATCTCAACGGCACGATCCAGGGCGTCATCGTCATCCTCGCTGTCGTCTTGCAGCGGGAGAAGAAGGCCGCGGACGCGCGGTAG
- a CDS encoding Gfo/Idh/MocA family protein — MSRFAGREGPIRLGMVGGGSGAFIGAVHRIAARLDGKYQLVAGALSSTPERARESAAALGIPRSYDDFTAMAKAEARRRDGIEAVAIVTPNHMHGPVAREFLKRGIHVICDKPLTATLAEAKRLQQAAEKADALFVLTHNYTGYPMVREARALVASGALGRLRVVQVEYPQGWMAAPVANKQAEWRNDPVRGGAGGSTGDIGTHAYNLARFVTGLKVEALAADLSEFVEGRQNDDNAHVMLRFEGGARGMLWCSQVAVGHENSLRLRVYGEKGGLEWAQENPTELWHTPLGEPKRLITRMGAGAGPEAARVSRTPAGHPEGFLEAFATIYSEAAEAILAHREGKSPPEGVTYPGIADGLEGMAFIDACLRSSRRNAAWVVP, encoded by the coding sequence ATGAGCCGGTTCGCAGGGAGGGAGGGGCCCATCCGGCTCGGCATGGTGGGCGGCGGCAGCGGGGCCTTCATCGGCGCGGTTCACCGGATCGCCGCCCGGCTCGACGGGAAATATCAGCTGGTCGCAGGCGCGCTGTCCTCGACGCCCGAGAGGGCGCGCGAGAGCGCGGCGGCTCTCGGCATCCCGCGGAGTTACGACGATTTCACCGCCATGGCGAAAGCCGAGGCCCGGCGGCGCGACGGGATCGAGGCGGTGGCGATCGTCACCCCGAACCACATGCACGGCCCGGTGGCGCGCGAGTTCCTGAAGCGCGGCATCCATGTCATCTGCGACAAGCCGCTGACGGCGACGCTGGCCGAGGCCAAGCGCCTTCAGCAGGCGGCCGAGAAGGCGGACGCGCTCTTCGTGCTCACGCACAATTACACCGGCTATCCGATGGTGCGCGAGGCGCGGGCGCTGGTGGCCTCGGGCGCGCTCGGGCGGCTGCGGGTGGTGCAGGTCGAATATCCGCAGGGCTGGATGGCCGCGCCCGTCGCCAACAAGCAGGCCGAATGGCGCAACGATCCGGTGCGCGGCGGCGCGGGCGGCTCGACGGGCGACATCGGAACGCACGCCTACAACCTCGCCCGCTTCGTCACCGGCCTGAAGGTCGAGGCGCTGGCGGCCGACCTCTCGGAGTTCGTCGAGGGGCGGCAGAACGACGACAACGCCCATGTGATGCTGCGCTTCGAGGGCGGGGCGCGCGGGATGCTCTGGTGCAGCCAGGTGGCGGTGGGGCATGAAAATTCGCTGCGCCTGCGGGTCTATGGCGAGAAGGGCGGGCTCGAATGGGCGCAGGAGAATCCGACCGAGCTCTGGCATACCCCTCTGGGCGAGCCGAAGCGCCTCATCACCCGCATGGGCGCGGGCGCAGGCCCCGAGGCCGCGCGGGTGAGCCGCACGCCCGCGGGCCATCCCGAGGGTTTCCTCGAGGCTTTCGCCACGATCTATTCGGAAGCGGCCGAAGCGATCCTCGCCCATCGCGAGGGGAAATCCCCGCCCGAGGGCGTGACCTATCCCGGCATCGCCGACGGCCTTGAGGGCATGGCCTTCATCGACGCCTGCCTGCGTTCGTCGCGCCGGAATGCCGCCTGGGTGGTGCCATGA
- a CDS encoding sugar ABC transporter ATP-binding protein, translating into MTEPVLAIRQVSRLFGPVQVLFDVDFDLRPGEVHALIGENGAGKSTTMKILAGYLAPSAGEVLLDGKPVHFPSSREAEAAGIVMIHQEFNLATPLTVEENIFLGRELKRGPFLDHRAMQAESRRLLERLHCTVDPRARVSTLSVPNRQMVEIAKALGLKARVLIMDEPTAVLTHRETDTLLEQVDRLRASGTSILYTSHKLDEVARIADRVTVLRDGRRVMTAPAKGLSEDRMAETMVGRELSGLFPPKSPPAPEPVLKVTGLTVPGFVRDASFTLRRGEVLGFAGLVGSGRTELMEGIVGLRPATGEVRMEGSPLPRHSVSAARAAGLVYLTEDRKEKGLLLGKPLGENLTLLALDRFGRVLIDKGAEDRALTQAISDFDIRVGDRGISAGSLSGGNQQKLLLAKTMLAEPRVVIIDEPTRGIDVGTKQQIYGFIALLAAEGRSVIVVSSELPEVIGLANRVVVMSAGRIAGEVEGDAITEENIVRLAMGLNHRKASA; encoded by the coding sequence ATGACCGAGCCCGTGCTCGCGATCCGCCAGGTCTCGCGGCTGTTCGGGCCGGTTCAGGTCCTGTTCGATGTGGATTTCGACCTCCGCCCCGGCGAGGTCCATGCGCTGATCGGCGAGAACGGCGCGGGAAAATCCACCACGATGAAGATCCTCGCGGGCTATCTCGCGCCCTCGGCGGGAGAGGTGCTGCTGGACGGCAAGCCCGTCCACTTCCCCTCCTCGCGCGAGGCCGAGGCCGCGGGGATCGTGATGATCCATCAGGAATTCAACCTCGCGACCCCGCTCACGGTCGAGGAGAACATCTTCCTCGGGCGCGAGTTGAAGCGCGGCCCGTTTCTCGACCACCGGGCGATGCAGGCCGAAAGCCGCCGCCTGCTCGAGCGGCTGCACTGCACGGTCGATCCGCGCGCCCGTGTCTCGACCCTGTCCGTGCCGAACCGGCAGATGGTCGAGATCGCCAAGGCGCTGGGGCTGAAGGCGCGTGTCCTCATCATGGATGAGCCGACGGCCGTGCTCACCCACCGCGAGACCGACACGCTCCTTGAACAGGTGGACAGGCTGCGGGCGTCGGGCACCTCCATCCTCTACACGTCGCACAAGCTCGACGAGGTGGCGCGGATCGCCGACCGGGTAACGGTCCTGCGCGACGGCCGCCGGGTGATGACGGCCCCGGCGAAGGGCCTGTCCGAGGACCGGATGGCCGAGACCATGGTCGGCCGCGAACTGTCCGGCCTCTTCCCGCCGAAGTCCCCTCCCGCGCCCGAGCCTGTGCTCAAGGTGACGGGCCTCACCGTGCCGGGCTTCGTCCGTGACGCCTCCTTCACCCTGCGCCGCGGCGAGGTGCTGGGCTTCGCGGGTCTCGTGGGCTCGGGCCGGACAGAGTTGATGGAGGGGATCGTTGGTCTGCGCCCGGCCACGGGCGAGGTGCGGATGGAAGGTTCCCCCCTGCCCCGCCATTCCGTGTCGGCGGCGCGCGCGGCGGGCCTCGTCTACCTGACGGAGGACCGCAAGGAGAAGGGCCTCCTCCTCGGCAAGCCGCTGGGAGAGAACCTCACCCTTCTCGCGCTCGACCGCTTCGGGCGCGTGCTGATCGACAAGGGGGCCGAGGATCGCGCCCTGACGCAGGCGATCTCGGACTTCGACATCCGGGTGGGCGACCGCGGGATCAGCGCGGGCAGCCTCTCGGGCGGGAACCAGCAGAAGCTGCTTCTGGCCAAGACCATGCTGGCCGAGCCGCGTGTCGTCATCATCGACGAGCCCACCCGCGGGATCGACGTCGGCACCAAGCAGCAGATCTACGGCTTCATCGCCCTCCTCGCCGCCGAGGGCCGCAGCGTCATCGTCGTCTCGTCCGAACTGCCCGAGGTGATCGGGCTTGCGAACCGCGTCGTCGTGATGAGCGCGGGCCGCATCGCCGGCGAGGTCGAGGGCGACGCCATCACCGAAGAGAACATCGTCCGCCTCGCGATGGGGCTGAACCACCGGAAGGCCAGCGCATGA